The sequence ACACCCTTCAATTCTGATGGAGTAAGCATTTAAGAAATAACTTGTCCTCCATTTGATTTGGAAAGAAGCATTGGGAAGATGTTCTTCTCACATTAAGATGTATTCATCAATTTACACTACCTGTTTcatgttttaatttttgaagCCCATTCAAAAAGTGCTTTAGATTTATAGTTTagattcaaggaaagaaaagtCTTAAGAGTTGCTTACTTTCGTTCTCTTCTTATCCATACtagtatattttttcattaatgCTTGCATGTAAGAAGTCACATTCATCAGTAGGCCACAGTACAATAGATGTACTAGGTGGACTTTAAATTATATCAGAGCAGAGATAGATAACTAATCAGGCGAAGACACAGGCCTTTGGACAGAAGTAAGCACCAGTTATGCAATTAGATTTAACATCTAGATTATATATACCAATCAAGGGAAATGCTCGAGTCTTACCATCATTTTTTCAACAGTTGAACGAGTCTCCGGATCCAGATCACCCAATTTGCTATTTTCTGGTTCTACCTTCTGAGTATCAATCTCTGGCTCACCCTTCACCACGTACTTCCACCATTCCATCTGGTCTTGTTTGGTCAGGAGAATGGAGACAGTTTTTTGGTCCTCTGAAAAATTGATGATAAATTCAGTATTAACATATGGCTTCCATGAAAAAGGCTTAAAAAGTAGTAGGATACAATAAAAACAACATGTTATGTCTAATTAGATAGTTCAATAACTGTACCTAAACTCCAAAAACAGTCATCAACCTTGACAGGATTGAAAAGTTCACCCTGCATATACAAATCACTCACTGAGAACTTGAACAATACTGACCAAAACAAAGAGTATCGTATATAAAGGAGCTAATGGAGGAACTGAGTgggatgaattaattaagacaAAGAGAGAGTCATGCACACTTACATCAATAACTGGAGGCTGACCTTTGAGCCCAACTTTCAAATGTTTCTTTTTGATTTCACATACAATTAGTCTCGACTTTGTTCCAGGTGGCACAGGAACATAAATGTTAACCTCTTGTAGAGATTGGCCCCAAGAGTATGTATCCATATCGAGGCCGTTTAAATTGTTAGGAGCTGCTTGGAGGTAAATTAGCAGTTAGACCATATTCACTCAACAATACAGTCCCCAGAATATCATATCAGTGgcaaagcaaaacaaaaaagtGCCAACCTCAAGCATTCAAATAGAAGCATGTATATTTTGGGATAATTGCTAAACAAATCATGACCTTTGTCCTAATATACAAATTAGACACAACTTTTACAATGTTTTGAACACCATGACCTTTTGATTAGTAGCAATCAACATCAACAATtattttcatcaaaatatatatgCTTGCAACAATGTTATTTTACCAATGAATTGACATCATAACACTGAATATATCAAATTTGCTAAAAACTGAAACGCGTTGGTATTAGTAAGATGTTTTAAAACATGTGTTTAAAATACAGATATGCAAACACAACAATtattttcatcaaaatatatatgCTTGCAACAATGTTATTTTACCAATGAATTGACATCATTATAACACTGAATACATCAAATTTGCTAAAAACTGAAACGCGTGGTATTAGTAAGATGTTTTAAAACATGTGTTTGCAATATAGAGCAAAAGTTATGATTTACTCTGCAATCATCCCTATATTCTTTTTAAGATTTAGAAATCAAGATACTATAGATTCAACTGATCAAAAGTCAGCTTATCTAGCATCACAAACAGCATTTTTCTGGCCCTGCGATCAGTAGAGAATTACATACACAACATcttaatacaaaattaaaattcggAGACTTAAAAACAAATGCCAACTTGCTTGTTTCAAATATGAGGAGAATGCAACTCTCAAACTAGGTCTAACAAACTCAAACCAACTTGCAACACACAGTCCTACTATAGTAAGCAGATAAATGGCACATATTACATCGTCAAGTAGCATAATAGTAAGATTCAGTACTTCATCAAGCGAGTCCAGAATAGATTCCAATTGCAAGAAATTTAAATACACGAAATAATGCACGACCATTTTTCAATCTGATTGAATTCTCAAAAGTTTGAACTCCAAACTCATAAGCAATACATATAATCTAATAGCATAAGAAGAACATCGCGTTAAATGCAACTAAAAGACAAAAAAGGAAGGACCTTTAATAAATCAAGATCAATGAACTATACCTCGAGGCCCCTTCGCCGCCTCTTCAGGTTTACTTTCTGCCTCCTTATCAGCCATGACAACCTCCTTCACCTTCACAGCCTCTTCCTTCTTCACCGGCGCCGgtgccggcgccggcgccgcctTCCTCTCCGCAGCCTTCTTCTCTGCTTCATTCTTATTCCTCTCCTCCGCCTCCAACTTATCTTTCACCATCCTCACCACCGCATTGACATCCCTCACCAGTGAATCGCTCTTGAACAGATCGCTCTCCCTCGCGACGAACTCAAACACCTTCTCCAGAAACCCTAACGGGTCCGAGGGGTCGAGGGCGGCGCTAAACGGCTTCGCCACAGACGACGACGATGGCTTCTTACGGTCCTCCTCTTCGTATTCGGAGAGAATCGCCATTGATAAGCTTTAGGGTTTTTGATGAGATTGAACAGTTGGGTTTTAGAGATTGTTTGGAGCAAAATTAGAATATTGAAAAGTACAGTGTGGGTATTTATATAGAGGAGAAAAAAGGCGTGGAAGGTAGGATGTTAGACTGTTGGAGTTGAGAGACTTCCAGAAGAACTCAATTTAGTACTCCCCAATCTACGAAAAAGAGACAATGTACGgttcggcacgagttttaagaaaattattaaAGTAGAGTGGAATAAATGTATAATTTATAGGGATActattaatacaaaaaattaaaataaaaatatatttttaattaaaaagtagaataaaagaACAATTTATGATTAAATGTAAGAAAAAAGTATAATATGATGGTTCAAAAAGTTAAATAGAACTCTTTTTCATAGATAAGAAAAAGACATACGTAtttattgaagtgtcccacattggattgaagatagtggcatgagccactttatatgatGAAACAACTCTCTCCCTTATAAGGTCTTTTAAAGGAGGAATGAACACAATATCTATTTCTAACATGATATTAGAGTCAACCCAATTCAATGATGGCCCCCAATGTCGTCGTCAACTGATGGGCACATTAAATTTGCAAAGAGGTACTTCGGTAACTTGCATTAATAACAAATTAAGAAAAACAGGTCCATTAAGCGTGATAACATACATGGACCCCCGAATGGATCAACAATTGAGATGGAAATTGGGCCTAACCATTGATTCATTCAAAGGTCCATTAAGCGTGATAACATACAAAATCAACCGAATACACCAAAATAAACCGAATATACACCAAAATCAACTGAATATACCAATGGCTGATTCTATTCACCgccattttactctttataacctatttttttaaagaaatattaaaattattaatatatgtaatatttttttataacccCAATTTAATTTACATGTAACTTCATTTGTAACTATAAGCTTTCTTTTCTATCAAATTCAGTCAACGCCATATTTGTTGTAATTATACTGATTAGTGATGGAGCCAAAAATTTACATTATAAGGGTTAAACTTGTACGAGGGTTCGGGGCCTATCCCCAGCCAAATTCTATTAtaatctactccctccgtccaccaatcaattTTCTATTTGTCTCTAAAATTTTTTCCACCAATTAATTTCCTATTCTGTTTTATGGACATATGTACTCTctcttactttttaaattactacattTTACCAATTGGATCCACCACACTTTACCATTACTTGTCtaattgatgaggagtaaactCTGCATCAATGTTGTGCAATTAACATGGTTgaaatatttcttttatattattattattgtcacaattattattattattattattattattattattattattattattattattattattattattattattattattattattattattattattattattattattattatttcaaatattttgtgcaGCGCTGACTTGACATGGTTGACCTTATCAATCGGGAATTATCTTGGCAGCCCAACGACTCAGCTCCAAGCGCAAGACTCATACAATAAGGGCTTAGAcccaattatttaaattaatgggTGTTTAGAGGAGAAATGAGCCAAGTTCACTTAATAGCATATAAATAggagtatttcattttttaCTCACAAGTTAGAAAAGTTAGCCATTCTACTCAATTCTCACAACTTGTAAATGTAATTGCTCCCCAAATATAGTGAAAACCCCGAAAATTCACCTCGGATGTAGATCTTCACGATCGAACCATGTAAAATCCTTGTGTTgtttatcgttttatttatTGTGTTGATTTTTGATTCATCACTAATTTATccaattttgatgttaattaaatgggCCGATTATATTATTTCCAGTTTCTTTATTTTcggaattttcagtttatttatttactgaaaaatttatttccagtttatttatttatttttggaattttcagtttatttatttatttatttttgaattttcagtttatttattttctgaaaaatttatttctagttcatttatttttcagtttatttatttattttctgaattttcagtttatttattttctgaaaaaaatatttctagtttatttagtttccagtttatttacttattttctgaattttcagtttatttatttattttcgaattttcagtttatttattttttgaaaaaattattttccagtttatttatttatttattttctgaattttcagtttatttattttctagtttatttatttccagtttattttttttccgaacttttagtttatttatttatttatttattttcaaatttttagattatttatttatttatttattttcaaattttcagtttatttattttctagtttatttatttcgagtttatttatttttcagtttatttattttctgaattttcaatttatttatttttggaaaaaattatttccaatttatttatttattttctgaattttcagtttatttattaatgtcaaatagctagtgaaagattagtaaaagtaatcacaatacattaacactactcttttagtcttttacaccacatttttagctttcttagtttccgtgccgaACACCAAAAAggaagttgattggtggacagagggagtatatttttcagaatattatattttgaaaataaagatgaaattattttatagttGGAGCCTTATCAAATGAATGATCAAGTTTTTAACAAAATCTTTTTCATATAATCAACACTATTATCTCTTTAAAGTTTTCACCAAAGTACCTAGATATttgttctttcaaattttctattagtgtAGAGAGAGTTTTTGGAACATATTTTTTGAGACGTTAATTGGctgtaaatccacaaactattaatgaattttggtatttttccaATTCTATAAAGTTGTAATGCTAATAGATAAACTTTAGTCAATTCCGGAATTTgccatgaattttaatttcacccaaattaaaaatgacatgacaaaattaaagctgatataataaacacacattatattaataaatggacaaataaatttgatcaaattcagccaacaaataattaaaatttcaaaccaaaataataaatgatgTTGCCCAAAAGAAAATAGAATTTACAAACTGTAGTTTAggtggaaaaatattttttttatcattatggtattatatagataaaatgAACTTTCAAATTCTAACACTATGAATAGGgtgagaaaatttaaaaataatattttcaaattcataattattATAACATTCTATATAGAATAAGTTAATTTAATTACACAAATTATATTTGAATCATATACATCTAGagctgtcaaaatgggccgaaaaTGGCCCAGCCCGACGGGCCCGCCCAACCCGCTCGTAATTTTGGCTGAGCTGGGCTCAACCCAACTCTCCAAGGGTttgtatatttattaagatgatGAAGATATGAGGCGGCTGCGGCGTTAATGATTATTCTACTTCTTTGAGGGAGTATTTTTGTGCCTTTGAGTGAGCATACCATCCGCGAGTGTGTGCTGTTGTTTTACTCTTTATTTCTATGTAAGCGTAAGGCTTCTTTGGTTTAGTGATCTGAACTCCAGCCTGTTGGAGTGTTTCTTGATGTTGGTTTGAACGTGGATTGAGAGGCAATCATGTTCTGTGGGTAAGTTCTATCTTGCTCTCTTTTTGTTCACGTAGATGAAGGTTTGGGAAGAAATAGAGGCTAGGAAGATCGAGTCttcgcgtgtaagtcctttgtatttcttatcttcactagtgaactgttggaactgggcgtggccccccagacgtaggtgtgttatcaccgaactgggtaatcattgttggtgtcttgtgttatttactttcTGCTTGATTTTCTTTGAGTATCACTGCTTACGTTGTTTGTGTGTGGCCGAGACAATTGATCGTTGGTTAGGTACAATTTCAGGCTGCATTCAACTATTGGAACGCGTGgagagttctccggaacaatcccaagttcaagtcgatgtacctcgttggagacgtgcatgcctccaagaggacaaagactacggaagagggcggcttcaccacctcggcgtcgggcgagaaGATCTCCTCttcccggcccattggcaacaaggcggcgaaggcggcaaAGGGGAAAGGAAAGGCAtcagcgtcgcatacgagctcggagcctccaccggaaatagtggagaggttggacaggtccgaccagcagatgagggcattcaccgcccagtaccagcggaggaacgatatcaaggagagggagctcgatatgcagctcctgaacgcggatacgacgcacatgacggacgcacaaagggcattgcacgcgtccatggtcgccgacgtgctcaggcgtcgtggtctagactatgatttttatgtaattttttttaatgatggGGTAatatgatgttttaggtgttgttaatttttatgtaattttttttatgttttagcaatttttaaattttatgtttaatggcgtatttaactattagaaaaatatgttttttaaattatgcaattaaatttaaatgaaaaacataaaaattaaaactaatgttatcaagtaggctatcaagtaaccccaatgcagcactacctactcaataacacaaccactatcaaataggctatcaagtaagcccattgcggatgctcagaatagaatcaccctataCCAATTCTCATCGTTCAATTATAATCCATCTAACTATTCGAGATCTAATCTCATAATCAAAAGATGCTTATTAATTCATCGCCTTCTATCGcctcataaaaaaaattcatcaccTTCTATCTAAATTCCCtataatctaaataaaatatttgattggTCGTGGAGTACCACTAGATCCAAAATAAATATGCTATTCCCTTTTCGTTCAAACTCATCTAATTCGGTATTCCAAATTTCCAATCATAAAATCAATCACAGGTGGTAAAATAAGAATCTCAAGTCAAACTATGGTTAAGAAGACTTTTGTTGCGCTAAACAGAATTATGGAGGCAACTTCTTGTTTTTTGACTTTTTTTCTCTATTTGTTTTGAGGCACACTTATTGGGTCTCTCCATCCAAATCAATCAAATTTacataattcaaatttaaattatactGTTTTTGAGATATAAACGAGGGAATTGAGATTTATACGCAAATCTCGATATATCATCTTTAATAAAGGAACAAGTACCATTGAACTATAATATTAATTCATGCTACTTGATAGTATTGCTTCATCTGGATCAAAATGTTGTGCATAATATTGGAACAGCACGCACAACAACACAGAGTAAACAGCAGCGAAAAATTTGATGTGACGCACTGTGTTTAGGAAACACACCAGTGCACACAGAGAAATATTGCAGCAGAAATAAAAGTGGGAGAAGACACAAGGAGATACaaaaattcttcaagttataaaatatataacttgAAGATGCCTCATGGCAAAAAGACTAAATAGAGAATGAACAATTCACGTTCTGGTAAAGCATGAATGAACGGATAGTCATTTTATCGGTGAATTATTGTTGAATtgtgaattatacctagtggtTGATCGGAAAAGTGAGAGAATTGCTAAGTTGCTGAGAGCACGAGAATCAAATGCAATAATATTGAAAAGTAGAGATCGCGTCCATTACAGAGTGCGTttgcatgggtatttatagattacatgctaggggtaaaaGAGTAATTTCGCCTTCAAAGCATGCCTTCCGCGTGGTCGAGGGTATAATAGTAAATTTGCCCCCAGGCGGGGGATTCCGCTGCTCttttggtgatttctctggcgaaggccatttctctgacaaaggccattcctctggcgagagtgacttctctggcgaaggccatttttTTGGTGAAGACCGTTTCTCTGACggcatccgttcctctggcgaggtctgTTTCCCTGAtagaggtcattcctctgctctgcatatattactcctcatcacgtTCAATACCTTTACAATGATCTAGGTATTGAACATATGACACTCTCACAAAAGAACAAAGCTCGGTTCAAGAGTAATACTCCGAAACCTTACAAAATTAAACAACGAGTGTTGACTCAGATGTTATCCCAACATACAGAATCACACTCGTACACAATTGCCCTACATGACTTGATTTCTCTCTGTAAGCTCTTGGCAGACTGAGGGAACAACGAGTGCTGTAAAAGATGTTATCATAACACACAACATAACACTCGTACAAGAACCGCCTATCACCCTCTCAAGCTGCACTTTTAATGAGAACTCTTCCCCATCTTATATAGGCGTCTCTAACTTGCTCCCCAAGCCTTGAAAAACGTGCTGCAAGTGATGGATGGAGTGGTTGTTGAAGTACTTAGGTTTTCCTTGTTTGTAGGAACAAACTCCACCAACTTTCTTCCCTTAACTTCCAGCAGCCACGTTTGAGCCTCCAACCacttcctttctctctcttttccctCTTCCCATCTTCCTTATTTGTAGGTGTCTTCAACCTCCCTTTAACTTATCCATTCGAACCCTACAAAACACACGTGAAGAAGGCAAAACAAACCAAAACTTTAAGAAAGTTTTATAGAGTTAAAAATTAACTCCAACACTAATTAACTAGATTTTTAGAAGATTGAACATTAATAATGGCAAATGTTTGTTTCtataaatatacatacataaccATATGAGATAGGTTACTGATAGGTAAATTATAGTGGTATCGACAAGTTCCATGTTATTAGTTGTGTGAATATGGAACTCCAAAGTATGAACAACAATTGATGAATATTTACCTAAAAAACacataaaaacaaaacaattgaTGAGTATCATAAACTTGTATACGAAGAAAGCCTAGGGAAAATAAAGAAGCCTCAAGTTAGATACTCCTTTAATGTGTTGATAATTGAACACTGGAAGCGACTCATATCATTCTACTCTACCTAGGGGCTCTCTGCTGAGCCACCCCACAACCGGAGATTTTATAAGGTGGCTTATCttattttctaaaatcaaattttaaataaaaaattaaactaatgaTCCCATCCTCGACGTTTCACAATCTCATTCACCATTCGATTATGTCTTGCTAATTCCACCGCCCCCATTCGTGAAGTATCGGTGATTAAAATCTGGTGGTCGACGGTATCACGGTTCACTTGTTTTAAACTGCCTAAGTGGTCAGCAAATATGCTTTCCCAATTGGGCGGGGACGACGACAACTCACTACTCTTCTCTTTCCCTTTGTTGTTCTTCTTTGCCGCTTTTTGGCTTGTAGGCCTAGCTGTGATGCTCGGTTCAGAGCACGACCTCGTGTACCCGCCCTCGGAGGTATTCTTCGTCCTTTTCAAAGAATTGACCTCTTCTTTGATGGAGGCGCATCGTTGAGATTCACGCAGAATGCGCCAAGCCGACAAGTGTTTGAAGTGAGCATTCTTATTTGTTTGAAATATCTCCTGAGCTTGTAGGACGATTTGATCGTCGTCGCTCATGTCTCTCCCCCAATTGCTTTTGCACTTATCGTAGATCGCCTCCCAAACCTTCACATCTTTATGGACCCGTTGGAAATGCGATTTGATTTGTTTGACTTCGCGCGTCATCGTGCCGGTCGGACGAATCACATTGTATCGCTTCTTGATATCGCCCCAATAGGGGATTGCCTTTTGATCGGCACTCTTGCGAGAATTGAGGGTCGCCTCGGCCCATAAAGTGCAAATGAGTTCGGTTTCCGCAGTGGTGTAGCCGGCCCGGGTCATCATCTTAGGGGGCTCGGGGCCGTTTAACTTGCTAGGAGCTGCTTGGAGGCAAAATTAGCAATTAGAACATATTCTCCAAACAATGgcaaagcaaaacaaaaaagtGCCAAACTCAAGCATTCATTTAGAAGCAAATATATTTTTGGGATAATTGCTAATCAAATCATGATTTTTGCTCTAATATACAAATTAGACACAACTCTTACAACTTTTTGAATACGGACCTTTTGATTAGTAGCAATCAACACCGTAATACAAAATTAAGATTCGGAGACTTAaactcttcaaaaaaaaaaaaaaagattcggAGACTTAAAAACAGATTCCAACTTGCTTGTTTCAGATATATAAGGAGAATGCAGCTCTCAAACTAGATTTAACAAACTCAAACCAACTTGCAACACACAGCCCTACTCTAGCAAGCAGATATGGCACATATAACTTCATCAAGCCAGTGCAGAATAGATTCCAATTGCAAGAAATTTAAATACACGAAATAATGCACGACTCTGATTGAATTCTCAGAAGTATGAAAGCCAAATTCATAAACACTACATCTACTCTAATAGCATAAGAAGAACATCACATGAAATGCAACTAAAAGACAAAAAAGGAAGGAGCTTTAATAAATTAAGATCAATGAACTATACCTCGAGGCCCCTTCGCCGCCTCATCGGGTTGACTTTCTGCCTCCTTATCCGCCGCGACAACCTCTTTCTTCACCGGCGCCAGCGCCGCCTTCCTCTCAGCagccttcttctcttcttcattCCTTTTCctctcctccgcctccacctTATCATTCACCATTCTCACCACCGCATTGACATCCCTCACCAGTGAATCGCTCTTGAACAGATTGCTCTCCCTCGCGACGAACTCAAACACCTTCTCCAGAAACCCCAACGGATCCGAGGGGTCGAGGAAGGAGCTAAACGGCTTCGCCACCGACGACGACGCCTTATTACGGTCTTCCTCTTCGTATTCGGAGAGACTCGCCATTGATTAACTGGATGGGGGAAAAAAATTGAGCTTGAGAGTTTTTTATGAGGTTGAACAGTTGCGTTTTAGGGATTTTTGAgaacaaaatttcaaaattgaaaggCGCGCAGGGAAAGATGTTGGACTGGTGCAGCGAGGGACTTCTAGAAGAACTCAATTAAGTAGAAATTGCAAAGAGGTCCTTGAGGTTTCGTTGAATTCTAATTGTGTCTAAATTTGTAGTTTGGTAAATCACTTACATTGATTATatggttaatttaatataatatttcatccgtcccattgataatgactcattaCTTTTGAACACGATTGTTAAGAAAAAGAATGATTTAAGAGTAAAAATGATATAAAGTGGAGCCCACAATTTTTTGTGATGAAAGATAGTTTCTTTTTGTGAAATACTAGGACATTATTAATGAAAcatattaaaagaaaatgtCCAAATAGGATGATGACTGTATTTAGCCACTAATTTCTTTTTTAGAGAAAAGTAAGCCactaatttcaatttcaaagtTTCTCAATTAGACTTGGACCCTCGAAGTAATCGGACAATTGAGATCGAAATTAGGCCTAACCGATTTGATTAAAAGGCCCATTAAGCGTGATAACAAATGGGCATTATATTTAATACCTTTTTTAGTTACCTGTGTCTATTTGTGTTgtaaatttttatggtataatTATTCAGGAGAGGAAATTTTTGCCCAAGTATTAACTTTTGCGGAAGGCCAATTTTgtgggagaaaaaaaaaaattaaattatgcgCATGAAGTGAAAAAATGCGCAAGAAAGAGGAAAAATAATGTGCATAAAAGAGGTTGATGGatagatttattataattatgacattcaatttgaaattagttaaaagtataaattgagtaaaaaaaaaagaatacgaCACTTTGTACTTTATTGCTACAAAAGCATACGCATGCTTGCTGAAAGAACATGCATggtaggggtgagcagtcggtccggaccggaccgaaccggaccggaCCGACAAAACCGAGGACCGAATTCTTAGAATTTGTAGGACCGAATCGGACCAACCTAAACACTAGGACCGAACCGGGACCGGACCGAAACCGACGTCGGTCCTCGGTCCGGTCCGGTCCAAAACCGAAAAAATGGGCAGTTTTcgaaataaaactaaaaatcaCATTTTTCACATATTTTAACCTGTTTAACAACAATAATTCAATACCACAAaaattacatataataaaatacataaactaaCTCCAATAAGAAGCTACGAAGTCCATAATTAAGTTAAAACAAGTAAACAACCACACAAAATCTCAAAATCcataaacaaattaaaacatCCACACAAAGTGTCAAAGTTCATAGTCCAAATAAACATagaatcataaaaaaaattcatagtGTTCAAATCTTCAATTCTTCATGCTTCCTTGCTCTTTCCTTGAGTAACGCTACCTTCACTCTTGTCATTGATAGTAAGATTCTTCATAGCTACAAATCAAgaagaaaatatgaataataatgCAAAGTATCatgttacatatataataaattcaataaaactttaataaagTACCTTCTTCATGCTTCATTATGTCTTCTAAACTCTCTTCAACGATGATTGGCTCTTTCGATCTCCTCAACCAATCTTGAGTGCATATGAGTGACTCAACAAGCTCGGGGGATAAAGAACTCCTAAAAGCATCAAGTACTCTTCCTGATGTACTAAAAGCCGATTCTGAGGCCACGGTAGAAATAGGGACAGCCAATACATCACGAGCAAGATGGCAAAGCACCAGAAACCTATGTTGATTAAGTTTCCACCATATCAAAATATCAAAGGTTGCATCATCTGCAGATACCACCATCTCATTACAATAAATATCCACTTCATCTATTGTAGAGATTGTTCCACTTTGAACTTTTTGCCTCTTGAAACGCTCAACCAAAGCACGTTTTGTGAAACCTTGAGATGATTCCTTGTCTTTTGCTTGTTGAGATTGTGAGACAGATGTGGTGGGTGGTTGGTGTAATTCCTTGTAAACATCATAAAGCTCATGCAAGCTTTGCATCACAACTTTGCCTATAATCCGTCCACGGTCTTCACCCCACTCCGAAACAAGTGCATATTCTAGGAA comes from Salvia miltiorrhiza cultivar Shanhuang (shh) chromosome 3, IMPLAD_Smil_shh, whole genome shotgun sequence and encodes:
- the LOC131014713 gene encoding uncharacterized protein LOC131014713; this translates as MASLSEYEEEDRNKASSSVAKPFSSFLDPSDPLGFLEKVFEFVARESNLFKSDSLVRDVNAVVRMVNDKVEAEERKRNEEEKKAAERKAALAPVKKEVVAADKEAESQPDEAAKGPRAPSKLNGPEPPKMMTRAGYTTAETELICTLWAEATLNSRKSADQKAIPYWGDIKKRYNVIRPTGTMTREVKQIKSHFQRVHKDVKVWEAIYDKCKSNWGRDMSDDDQIVLQAQEIFQTNKNAHFKHLSAWRILRESQRCASIKEEVNSLKRTKNTSEGGYTRSCSEPSITARPTSQKAAKKNNKGKEKSSELSSSPPNWESIFADHLGSLKQVNRDTVDHQILITDTSRMGAVELARHNRMVNEIVKRRGWDH
- the LOC131014720 gene encoding protein BOBBER 1-like — its product is MAILSEYEEEDRKKPSSSSVAKPFSAALDPSDPLGFLEKVFEFVARESDLFKSDSLVRDVNAVVRMVKDKLEAEERNKNEAEKKAAERKAAPAPAPAPVKKEEAVKVKEVVMADKEAESKPEEAAKGPRAPNNLNGLDMDTYSWGQSLQEVNIYVPVPPGTKSRLIVCEIKKKHLKVGLKGQPPVIDGELFNPVKVDDCFWSLEDQKTVSILLTKQDQMEWWKYVVKGEPEIDTQKVEPENSKLGDLDPETRSTVEKMMFDQRQKQMGLPTSDEMQKQELLKKFMAEHPEMDFSRAKIN